TTGACCTTTGTTGATGGTGGAGCATCCATAGCATGGATGCAAAAGGCAGGTGCCAAAGTACAAAACTTGCTTACCAAAGGGTCTTTGAACCATTTGACCCATCAGCTTAAGAAAACCCCGAAAGCCCATTTTGAAGGTATTGCAGAAGTAATCCAACTTGCTCAAAAGGCCAATATTGAGACCAATGTGTATTTGGAGGATTGGAGCAATGGTATGCGAAACTCGCAAGAGTATGTGTTCCAGTTTTTGGACTTCTTGATCCAACAGCCGGTTAAACGGATTTTACTCCCCGATACCCTGGGAATTCTAACGCCTTCCGAAACCTTTGAATATATTGACATCATTGTTAAGCGATATCCCAATATCCATTTTGATTTTCATGGCCATAATGACTATGACCTGAGTGTTTCCAATGTAATGGAAGCGCTTAAGGCGGGGGCCTATGGTCTGCATTTGACCATTAATGGTATGGGGGAACGCGCTGGCAATGCCCCATTGGCCAGTACCATTGCCGTTATCAATGATTTTTTGCCGGAAGTGAGGACCAAGGTCATCGAATCCTCATTGTTTAAAGTGAGTAAATTGGTGTCCACATTTACCGGCTTCGGGATTCCTGCCAATAAACCGATTGTAGGGGACAATGTCTTTACCCAAACCGCGGGTATCCACGCAGACGGGGATAATAAGAACAATCTTTACTTCAGTGAACTGATGCCGGAACGTTTTGGGAGAAAACGGAAATATGCACTGGGCAAAATGTCGGGTAAGGCCAATATTCAAAAAAATCTGCAGGAACTGGGATTGACGCTAAACGAGGATGAACTGAAAAAGGTCACTGCACGCATCATCGAATTGGGCGATAAAAAGGAAAAAGTCACTAAAGAAGACCTGCCCTATATTATTTCGGATGTTCTCGATAGTAGCTCCTTTCAGCAAAAGGTGTTCATTAAATCCTATGTACTTACCCATGCCAAAGGATTAATGCCCTCCACTACCCTATCCATAGAAATTGAGGGAAAGACCTTTGAAGCCAATGCCCAGGGTGATGGACAATTTGATGCGTTTATGAATGCCCTGCGCAAGGTATATGAGGAACAATCGAAAAAACTTCCAAAATTGGTGGATTATGTAGTGCGTATCCCTC
The sequence above is a segment of the Muricauda sp. SCSIO 64092 genome. Coding sequences within it:
- a CDS encoding alpha-isopropylmalate synthase regulatory domain-containing protein → MARTIEIMDTTLRDGEQTSGVSFTASEKLTLAKLLLEELKVDRIEVASARVSEGEFQAVKNITDWASTTGRILQVEVLTFVDGGASIAWMQKAGAKVQNLLTKGSLNHLTHQLKKTPKAHFEGIAEVIQLAQKANIETNVYLEDWSNGMRNSQEYVFQFLDFLIQQPVKRILLPDTLGILTPSETFEYIDIIVKRYPNIHFDFHGHNDYDLSVSNVMEALKAGAYGLHLTINGMGERAGNAPLASTIAVINDFLPEVRTKVIESSLFKVSKLVSTFTGFGIPANKPIVGDNVFTQTAGIHADGDNKNNLYFSELMPERFGRKRKYALGKMSGKANIQKNLQELGLTLNEDELKKVTARIIELGDKKEKVTKEDLPYIISDVLDSSSFQQKVFIKSYVLTHAKGLMPSTTLSIEIEGKTFEANAQGDGQFDAFMNALRKVYEEQSKKLPKLVDYVVRIPPGSSSDALCETMITWKTAKNDFVTTGLDSDQTVSAIKATEKMLNLI